Proteins encoded in a region of the Streptomyces sp. NBC_01471 genome:
- a CDS encoding ATP-binding protein → MTQYLQDPALWALIAGTPVAATAIVRGRKSISKLRTEKQELRSHYTTLEEHYAESVEEAKERAEEATKTALKSAMRTLQGLASEQQLAISKLQGKYGELQILQDLLDIDHMNSQFARRAQSIAVLCDGWLGRQRTDASLYDVVRSAKGRIRHFTRVEIRTQSHFAIVSRAVEAVALTLAELLDNATSYSAPETMIEINIRPVPKGVCIIVDDAGVGMNEEEKSRAAKLLSSERSPGVAGLGNPPQFGFTVIGVLAARYGFSVSVDTTSPYGGVRAVVLLPDDLLTSMPEPAPQPQAKEIPTVAASFPMPPEEDSAAAPATAPATTFGGLPKRSRRGPISIVPEADAGAAPARSTEQIASVMGAFQRGTQSGRRSTSASSEGPETQ, encoded by the coding sequence CGTTCGCGGAAGAAAGTCGATTTCCAAGCTCCGCACGGAAAAGCAGGAACTCAGAAGCCACTACACCACCCTGGAAGAACACTACGCCGAATCCGTGGAGGAGGCGAAGGAGCGGGCCGAAGAAGCCACCAAAACCGCTCTGAAATCCGCCATGCGGACGCTCCAGGGTCTTGCGAGTGAGCAGCAGCTCGCCATTTCCAAACTCCAGGGAAAGTACGGCGAGCTCCAAATTCTCCAGGACCTCCTGGACATTGACCACATGAATTCCCAGTTCGCACGGCGCGCCCAGTCCATTGCCGTGCTCTGCGACGGCTGGCTCGGCCGTCAGCGCACGGACGCGTCGCTCTACGACGTGGTCCGCAGCGCGAAGGGCCGTATCCGTCACTTCACCCGTGTGGAGATCCGGACCCAGAGCCATTTCGCCATCGTGAGCCGCGCCGTCGAAGCGGTCGCATTGACACTGGCGGAACTGCTGGACAACGCCACCAGTTACTCGGCGCCGGAAACCATGATCGAGATCAACATCCGGCCGGTGCCCAAGGGCGTCTGCATCATCGTCGACGACGCCGGTGTCGGCATGAACGAGGAAGAGAAGAGCCGCGCGGCCAAGCTCCTTTCGAGTGAGCGCTCCCCCGGTGTCGCGGGGCTCGGCAACCCGCCGCAGTTCGGATTCACCGTGATCGGCGTGCTCGCCGCACGCTACGGATTCAGTGTCTCCGTGGACACCACGTCGCCCTACGGCGGTGTGCGCGCGGTCGTGCTCCTTCCCGACGACCTCCTCACGTCGATGCCGGAGCCCGCCCCCCAACCCCAGGCGAAGGAGATTCCCACCGTGGCCGCGTCCTTCCCGATGCCGCCCGAAGAGGATTCGGCGGCAGCACCCGCAACGGCCCCTGCCACCACCTTCGGCGGTCTGCCGAAACGCAGCAGAAGGGGACCGATCTCCATCGTGCCGGAAGCCGACGCCGGGGCCGCCCCTGCCAGGTCCACCGAGCAGATCGCCTCCGTGATGGGGGCGTTCCAGCGGGGGACCCAGTCAGGACGCCGTTCCACCAGTGCAAGCAGCGAAGGGCCTGAGACTCAGTGA
- a CDS encoding roadblock/LC7 domain-containing protein: protein MNYDLSWMLDSALEVPEARHAILVSADGLLMARSKEVGKDHGDTIAAAMSGMQSLSRTVADFCGGPPSNRPQWRQTLVEFEHGWVFLISAGEGAYLAVSASPEVDMAEISFRMQQLVSQLGKALTSPPREIADAGA, encoded by the coding sequence GTGAACTACGACCTGTCATGGATGCTTGACAGCGCCCTGGAAGTCCCCGAAGCGCGGCACGCGATCCTCGTCTCGGCCGACGGCCTGCTCATGGCCCGCTCGAAGGAGGTCGGCAAGGACCACGGCGACACCATCGCCGCCGCGATGAGCGGGATGCAGTCCCTGAGCCGCACGGTGGCCGACTTCTGCGGCGGCCCGCCGAGCAACCGGCCCCAGTGGCGCCAGACGCTGGTCGAGTTCGAGCACGGCTGGGTGTTCCTCATCTCCGCCGGCGAGGGCGCCTACCTCGCCGTCTCGGCCTCCCCCGAGGTCGACATGGCGGAGATCTCCTTCCGTATGCAGCAGCTCGTGAGCCAGCTCGGCAAGGCACTGACCAGTCCCCCGCGCGAGATTGCCGACGCCGGCGCATGA
- a CDS encoding DUF742 domain-containing protein translates to MTTTEDPDQEPEAPQLVRPYVITNGRSLVDDQELSLITLVTVAENCPAVGHLDPEKRRLVELCSGGYLAVAEIAGHTQLPVGIVRVLLADLTDAGYLYTRKPIPRAERVERRILEEVLNGLQARFG, encoded by the coding sequence ATGACGACCACAGAGGACCCGGACCAGGAACCGGAAGCCCCGCAATTAGTGCGTCCGTACGTCATCACCAACGGCCGCAGCCTGGTGGACGATCAAGAGCTCTCGCTGATCACACTGGTCACGGTGGCCGAGAACTGCCCCGCGGTCGGGCATCTCGACCCGGAGAAGCGCCGGTTGGTCGAGCTGTGCTCCGGGGGATACCTCGCGGTCGCCGAGATCGCCGGGCACACTCAGCTGCCCGTCGGCATCGTCCGTGTCCTGCTCGCCGATCTCACCGATGCGGGATATCTCTACACGCGCAAACCCATTCCGCGGGCCGAGCGTGTCGAACGACGCATACTCGAGGAGGTGCTGAATGGCCTTCAAGCCCGTTTCGGATAG
- a CDS encoding ATP/GTP-binding protein, whose protein sequence is MAFKPVSDSGVYLNETVQTAAKILVVGHFAVGKTTFIGTMSEIPPLRTEEVMTRAGEEIDDLKGTRGKTTTTVAMDFGRLTLSENLVLYLFGTPGQQRFVQVWEDMSRGALGALVLVDPERLQESFPVMDLVEQYGIPYTIAVNRFDIGTHHEDKEIREALDLLPETPLVSCDARDQRSSANALIVLVRYLQSRLS, encoded by the coding sequence ATGGCCTTCAAGCCCGTTTCGGATAGCGGCGTCTATCTGAACGAAACAGTGCAGACCGCAGCGAAGATCCTCGTGGTCGGGCACTTCGCGGTCGGCAAGACCACGTTCATCGGGACCATGTCGGAGATCCCTCCGCTGCGGACCGAAGAAGTGATGACGCGGGCCGGCGAGGAAATAGACGACCTCAAAGGAACGCGCGGCAAGACCACGACAACCGTCGCAATGGACTTCGGCCGTCTCACGCTCAGTGAGAACCTGGTGCTCTATCTCTTCGGAACACCCGGTCAGCAGCGCTTCGTCCAGGTGTGGGAAGACATGTCGCGCGGGGCACTCGGAGCTCTCGTACTGGTCGATCCCGAGCGTCTCCAGGAGTCGTTCCCCGTGATGGACCTGGTGGAGCAGTACGGAATTCCGTACACCATCGCCGTCAACCGGTTCGACATCGGGACGCATCACGAGGACAAGGAGATCAGGGAGGCTCTGGACCTGCTTCCCGAGACGCCTCTCGTGAGTTGCGATGCGCGCGATCAGCGCTCGTCCGCGAATGCTCTGATCGTCCTCGTCCGCTATCTTCAGTCTCGCCTTTCCTAG
- a CDS encoding cytochrome P450: protein MQYPSEGQGPPPGCPAHNSGQSVPLHGPEFAADPEAFYEHMRAYGAAAPVELSPGVEAHLVTDYAAALHVLQNPDVFARDSRRWRALSEGQVPLDSPILPMMAYRPNCLFTDGTEHLRLRQAVTSSLARIDTHRVSRHVDRVAMYLIEQFSSRGRADLIAEYAQLVPLLVFNDLFGCPAEIGDRLVYGISCLFDGVDVEKANEILTESLFELVTLKRTQPGEDITSWLMQHEARLTDEEMIHQLVMLIGAGTEPTQNIIASALRLLLSDDKYAGGQHSAGLLVEDAINDVLWNGPPIANYAAHYPLYDVDLSGTTVRAGDPVVISFAAANSDPALSMSRQTLSKRAHLAWGAGVHACPAKDPALLIAVQAIEKLLNTLPDIDLAVPADTLTWRPGPFHRALAALPTRFTPERREKVTSRPYATGPRIPENTPAPQGRGRPEKGSWWSGFLTWWKV from the coding sequence ATGCAATACCCTTCCGAAGGCCAGGGTCCGCCTCCCGGCTGCCCCGCTCACAACAGCGGCCAGAGCGTGCCGCTGCACGGGCCCGAGTTCGCCGCCGACCCCGAAGCCTTCTACGAACACATGCGGGCGTACGGCGCGGCGGCACCCGTCGAGCTGTCCCCCGGTGTGGAGGCACATCTCGTCACGGACTACGCGGCCGCTCTCCATGTGCTCCAGAACCCGGACGTGTTCGCGCGGGACTCGCGCCGCTGGCGCGCCCTGAGCGAGGGTCAGGTGCCGCTGGACAGCCCGATCCTGCCGATGATGGCGTACCGGCCGAACTGCCTGTTCACCGACGGCACCGAGCATCTGCGGCTGCGGCAGGCGGTGACGTCGTCGCTGGCCCGGATCGACACGCACCGGGTGAGCCGGCACGTCGACCGCGTGGCGATGTATCTCATCGAGCAGTTCAGCAGCCGCGGACGGGCCGATCTCATCGCCGAGTACGCCCAGTTGGTACCCCTCCTGGTGTTCAACGATCTGTTCGGCTGCCCCGCGGAGATCGGCGACCGCCTGGTGTACGGGATCTCCTGCCTGTTCGACGGCGTCGACGTCGAGAAGGCCAACGAGATCCTGACGGAGTCCCTGTTCGAACTGGTCACGCTGAAGCGCACCCAGCCCGGTGAGGACATCACCTCCTGGCTGATGCAGCACGAGGCGCGGCTGACGGACGAGGAGATGATCCACCAGCTGGTCATGCTCATCGGGGCCGGCACCGAGCCCACCCAGAACATCATCGCCAGCGCACTGCGGCTGCTGCTCTCCGACGACAAGTACGCGGGCGGCCAGCACTCGGCGGGGCTGCTCGTCGAGGACGCCATCAACGACGTGCTCTGGAACGGCCCGCCGATAGCCAACTACGCGGCGCACTACCCGCTGTACGACGTCGACCTCTCCGGAACGACCGTGCGCGCCGGCGACCCGGTCGTCATCAGCTTCGCCGCCGCCAACAGCGATCCGGCCCTGTCGATGAGCCGTCAGACGCTCAGCAAGCGCGCGCACCTGGCGTGGGGCGCGGGCGTGCACGCCTGTCCCGCCAAGGACCCCGCGCTGCTGATCGCGGTCCAGGCGATCGAGAAGCTGCTCAACACCCTGCCGGACATCGATCTGGCGGTGCCCGCGGACACGCTCACCTGGCGGCCGGGACCCTTCCACCGCGCACTGGCCGCACTGCCGACCCGCTTTACGCCCGAACGCAGGGAAAAGGTCACATCCAGGCCTTACGCGACCGGCCCCCGTATACCGGAAAACACGCCCGCCCCGCAGGGGCGCGGAAGGCCGGAAAAGGGTAGCTGGTGGAGTGGATTCTTGACCTGGTGGAAGGTGTGA
- a CDS encoding cytochrome P450: MRTPAGQANPFPFYTELREMGDVFPAPWGGHLVTPYDLCDQVLRDRSWTVPSSEWRTRQEDATRWSAPASLQMGETLPMLNPPDHTRMRNSAKRVLDRKSLEIISNSVDRNTDLLLDRLTEELRDGEVDFCRLVGEELPVAVIGEWLRLPPDDYPLMRELTHDQVFTQELFPSPSQLTLSDSATARLREYFTALVRERRRNPGDDPVSAWIRTWDEMEPDRAAADEAVYSLALFVVLAGLETTSHLLSTSVRLLLEHPLQLEWLRTHPEHLPNVIDEVLRYDPPIHMISRIAPADTVLGDVLVRKDEMVQLLVGAAHHDPEKYDGAEMFNIHRRASHLSFGGGIHYCLGAPLARLEATSLLTGVLRRLPGLRISGTPVWAPRVAFRRLAELKVVQD, from the coding sequence ATGCGGACACCGGCAGGCCAGGCGAACCCTTTCCCTTTCTATACGGAACTCAGGGAAATGGGGGACGTATTCCCCGCACCGTGGGGTGGGCACCTGGTCACTCCGTACGATCTGTGTGACCAGGTGCTGCGGGACCGGTCCTGGACCGTTCCGAGCAGCGAGTGGCGTACTCGCCAGGAGGACGCCACTCGCTGGAGCGCCCCCGCCTCGCTCCAGATGGGGGAAACACTCCCCATGCTGAATCCGCCGGATCACACCCGAATGCGCAACTCAGCAAAACGCGTACTCGACCGTAAATCACTTGAGATAATAAGCAATTCGGTGGACCGGAACACTGATTTGCTGCTCGATCGACTGACGGAGGAACTGCGGGACGGCGAAGTCGATTTCTGCAGACTGGTCGGCGAGGAATTGCCGGTTGCGGTCATCGGGGAATGGCTGAGGCTACCACCCGATGATTACCCGCTCATGCGGGAACTCACACACGATCAGGTATTCACCCAGGAATTATTCCCCTCGCCAAGTCAGCTCACGCTCTCGGATTCCGCGACGGCGCGGCTGCGGGAGTATTTCACCGCCCTGGTCCGGGAGCGCCGCAGGAACCCGGGAGACGATCCGGTATCGGCCTGGATACGGACCTGGGACGAGATGGAGCCCGACCGGGCCGCTGCCGACGAGGCGGTCTACTCCCTCGCGCTCTTCGTGGTGCTCGCGGGCCTGGAGACCACCTCCCACCTGCTCTCCACCTCCGTCCGGCTGCTGCTTGAGCACCCTCTCCAGCTGGAGTGGCTGCGCACGCACCCCGAGCACCTGCCGAACGTGATCGACGAGGTCCTGCGCTACGACCCGCCGATCCACATGATCAGCAGGATCGCCCCGGCGGACACCGTGCTCGGTGATGTGCTGGTCCGCAAGGACGAGATGGTGCAGCTGCTCGTCGGCGCCGCGCACCACGATCCGGAGAAGTATGACGGCGCCGAAATGTTCAACATCCACCGCAGGGCCTCGCACTTGAGCTTCGGCGGCGGAATTCATTACTGCCTGGGCGCGCCGCTGGCCCGGCTGGAAGCGACATCCCTGCTGACCGGTGTGCTCAGGCGGCTGCCGGGGCTTCGCATCAGTGGCACCCCGGTCTGGGCCCCGCGTGTGGCATTCCGCCGGCTGGCGGAACTCAAGGTCGTCCAGGACTGA
- a CDS encoding enoyl-CoA hydratase/isomerase family protein yields the protein MVEDLKALRVTHESAVLKVELSTPETGNAISGQVLDELLSVLDAVHDDPGIRVLVLSGAGDNFCLGGERSEFATLLAADPGGAGLHALANKARRVCDALATAHAVTIARLHGGVVGAGLGLAVFCDLRVGADTSRYRMPELGLGVPPAWGGVLPRLLNEAGTAKVRELILTAENFSAAKAAELSVLHKVVPESELDDAVTRWIRPLVRRSPAALRSAKVMLNAYAGASRLADASLFDAELLLASVTAAEAARAR from the coding sequence ATCGTGGAAGATCTCAAGGCTCTCCGTGTGACGCATGAAAGCGCCGTACTGAAAGTGGAGTTGAGTACTCCGGAGACGGGCAACGCGATTTCCGGCCAGGTCCTCGACGAACTCCTCTCCGTACTCGACGCCGTGCACGACGATCCCGGTATCAGAGTGCTGGTCCTTTCCGGCGCCGGGGACAATTTCTGCCTCGGCGGTGAGCGCAGCGAGTTCGCCACGCTGCTCGCCGCGGACCCCGGTGGAGCGGGGCTCCACGCGCTGGCCAACAAGGCCCGCCGGGTCTGTGACGCGCTCGCCACCGCCCACGCGGTGACCATCGCCCGGCTGCACGGCGGCGTGGTCGGCGCCGGGCTGGGGCTCGCGGTCTTCTGCGACCTGCGGGTCGGCGCGGACACCAGCCGGTACCGGATGCCGGAACTGGGGCTCGGGGTGCCGCCCGCCTGGGGCGGCGTGCTGCCCCGGCTGCTCAACGAAGCGGGCACCGCCAAGGTCCGCGAACTGATCCTGACCGCGGAGAACTTCAGCGCGGCGAAGGCCGCCGAGCTCTCCGTACTGCACAAGGTCGTCCCGGAGAGCGAACTGGACGACGCTGTCACCCGGTGGATCAGACCGCTGGTCCGCCGGTCACCCGCCGCGCTGCGCAGCGCGAAGGTCATGCTCAACGCCTACGCCGGGGCCAGCCGGCTCGCGGACGCCTCGCTCTTCGACGCGGAGCTGCTGCTGGCGTCGGTGACCGCAGCGGAAGCCGCGAGAGCGCGCTGA
- a CDS encoding alpha/beta fold hydrolase, whose product MPGITLSAGTLDYVDTGGSGPVVVLLHGLVHDATVWRKVIEGLRPGHRVIAPTLPYGAHRTPMRRDVPLTPDSVAELIAEFLDRLELRDVTLVENDCGRAQSVAARHPERLARLVLTSCEAFDNYPPGIPGKLIVLACRVPGGIPLLVRTLAIKPMRRLPVGFGALTERPVPDEIVDGWLRPLLTDKAIREDFRRYGLGVRRTELLEAAEGLRTFDKPALVVWALEDRMNPRAHGRRLAELLPQGRLLEIEDSGTLIAEDQPEQLVAALREFIATTG is encoded by the coding sequence ATGCCCGGGATCACACTCTCCGCAGGCACCCTCGACTACGTGGACACCGGCGGCTCAGGCCCCGTCGTCGTACTCCTCCACGGGCTCGTGCACGACGCCACCGTCTGGCGCAAGGTGATCGAGGGTCTGCGCCCCGGCCACCGCGTGATCGCGCCCACCCTGCCGTACGGAGCGCACCGCACCCCCATGCGCCGCGACGTACCGCTGACCCCGGATTCGGTGGCGGAGCTCATCGCCGAGTTCCTCGACCGGCTGGAGCTGCGTGACGTCACCCTCGTCGAGAACGACTGCGGCCGCGCCCAGTCCGTCGCCGCCCGGCACCCGGAGCGGCTCGCCCGGCTGGTCCTGACGTCCTGCGAGGCATTCGACAACTATCCGCCGGGAATCCCGGGCAAGCTGATCGTGCTGGCCTGCCGGGTGCCGGGCGGTATCCCTCTCCTGGTCCGTACGCTCGCGATCAAGCCGATGCGCCGGCTGCCGGTCGGCTTCGGAGCGCTCACCGAGCGGCCGGTCCCCGACGAGATCGTCGACGGCTGGCTGCGCCCGCTTCTCACCGACAAGGCGATCCGCGAGGACTTCCGCCGCTACGGTCTGGGCGTACGCAGGACGGAACTGCTGGAGGCCGCGGAGGGGCTGCGGACATTCGACAAGCCCGCGCTGGTCGTGTGGGCGCTGGAGGACCGGATGAATCCGCGGGCCCACGGGAGGCGCCTCGCCGAGCTGCTTCCGCAGGGGCGGCTCCTGGAGATCGAGGACAGCGGCACCCTGATCGCCGAGGACCAGCCGGAACAACTGGTCGCGGCCCTGAGGGAGTTCATCGCCACCACGGGGTGA
- a CDS encoding RidA family protein codes for MSPDHDPRGAPRTSLERVNPPELSPPAGFSHAVAATGTRLVFLAGQTALDGAGEVTGSTLPAQFEVALSNLLTALRAAGGDPADLARVTVYATDVADYRAHAAELGRIWRKLAGRDYPAMAVIGATRLWDEQAMVEIDGVAVLS; via the coding sequence ATGAGTCCCGACCACGATCCCCGGGGAGCCCCACGGACGAGCCTCGAACGGGTCAACCCGCCGGAGCTCTCGCCGCCCGCAGGGTTCTCCCACGCCGTCGCCGCCACCGGGACCCGGCTGGTCTTCCTGGCCGGGCAGACCGCCCTGGACGGTGCGGGCGAGGTCACCGGGTCCACCCTCCCGGCCCAGTTCGAGGTGGCGCTCTCGAACCTGCTCACCGCGCTGCGCGCCGCGGGCGGGGATCCCGCCGACCTCGCGCGGGTCACGGTGTACGCCACCGATGTGGCCGACTACCGCGCCCACGCCGCCGAACTGGGCCGTATCTGGCGGAAGCTGGCCGGCCGGGACTACCCGGCGATGGCCGTGATCGGCGCCACCCGGCTCTGGGACGAGCAGGCGATGGTGGAAATCGACGGAGTCGCCGTACTCTCCTGA
- a CDS encoding acyl-CoA dehydrogenase family protein, which produces MTAFALDPDQRKWCAELRTLAAERLGPLAAAGEPGRVNRPLVAALGELGLLERLFSAGALDLCLLRESLAYGCTEAETALALQGLGSYPLVQAGTAHQRERLLPEVIAGRAVAAFALSESGAGSDAAALELRAEPDGGGWRLTGGKCWISNAPDADFYTVFARTTAGAGARGITAFLVPADRPGLTGSRLDMLSPHPIGSLDFDAVPVGPQDVLGEPDRGFRVAMNTLNLFRPSVGAFAVGMAQAALDATIGHTSRRTAFGGPLKDLQTVAHQVAEMATRTEAARLLVHAAAAACDAGDPGIAKRSAMAKLFATETAQYVVDTAVQLHGARALQRGHLLEHLYREVRAPRIYEGATEVQRTIIAKELYG; this is translated from the coding sequence ATGACCGCATTCGCACTGGACCCGGACCAGCGGAAGTGGTGCGCCGAGCTGCGCACCCTGGCCGCCGAACGGCTCGGTCCGCTCGCCGCGGCCGGCGAGCCCGGTCGTGTCAACCGCCCCCTGGTCGCCGCCCTCGGTGAACTCGGCCTGCTGGAAAGGCTGTTCAGCGCGGGTGCGCTGGACCTCTGCCTGCTGCGCGAGTCCCTGGCGTACGGCTGTACCGAGGCCGAGACCGCTCTCGCCCTCCAGGGACTGGGCAGTTACCCGCTCGTCCAGGCGGGCACCGCGCACCAGCGGGAGCGGCTGCTTCCCGAGGTGATCGCGGGCCGGGCGGTCGCCGCCTTCGCGCTGAGCGAGTCCGGCGCGGGGTCCGACGCCGCCGCCCTGGAGCTCAGGGCCGAACCGGACGGCGGGGGCTGGCGGCTCACCGGCGGGAAGTGCTGGATCTCGAACGCCCCCGACGCCGACTTCTACACCGTCTTCGCCCGTACGACCGCGGGGGCCGGAGCCCGTGGGATCACCGCGTTCCTGGTGCCTGCCGACCGGCCGGGGCTGACCGGCTCCCGGCTCGACATGCTCTCGCCGCACCCCATCGGCTCGCTGGACTTCGACGCGGTGCCGGTCGGGCCGCAGGACGTCCTGGGCGAGCCGGACCGGGGTTTCCGGGTCGCGATGAACACCCTGAACCTCTTCCGTCCCAGCGTGGGCGCGTTCGCGGTCGGCATGGCGCAGGCGGCCCTGGACGCGACCATCGGCCACACCTCCCGGCGCACCGCGTTCGGCGGCCCGCTGAAGGACCTGCAGACCGTGGCCCACCAGGTCGCCGAGATGGCCACCCGCACCGAGGCCGCACGTCTGCTGGTCCACGCGGCCGCGGCCGCCTGCGACGCGGGCGACCCCGGCATCGCGAAACGCTCCGCGATGGCCAAACTCTTCGCCACCGAGACCGCCCAGTACGTCGTGGACACCGCCGTCCAGCTGCACGGCGCCCGGGCCCTCCAGCGGGGCCACCTCCTCGAACACCTCTACCGCGAGGTCCGCGCCCCGCGGATCTACGAGGGCGCCACCGAGGTCCAGCGCACCATCATCGCCAAGGAGTTGTACGGATGA
- a CDS encoding AMP-binding protein has translation MELKTSAHVDTFPREQLPPADQWPRLLLDDLPGPACPDRLNCGAELLDRTIERFGADRPAFRTGAGELWTYGELRAEVCRIAHVLTSDLGVVPGNRVLLRGPTTPHLAACWLAVVRAGAVAVTVLATQRPHELAEVCSLARISHALCDIRSVGDLVKAEVPGLRITPYGGEGPQDLLRLAATRPDGYAAVATSSDDVALIAFTSGTTGRPKGCMHFHRDVLAVADTFARYVLKPRPDDVFAGSPPLGFTFGLGGLVIFPLRAGASALLLERSGPRQLLPALARHRVSVLFTAPTAYRTMLEGLGSYDVSALRRCVSAGENLPAATWHAWHERTGLRIINGIGATELMHIFISAADGAARPGTTGVPVPGWQARVVDGSGRPVPDGEPGLLAVRGPVGCRYLADERQSEYVRDGWNLTGDTYLRDADGYFTYVARADDMIISSGYNIAGPEVEDALLRHPDVLEAAVVGRPDAERGQVVVAHVVLREGAAREAEPLREFVKAELAPHKCPREVVFADALPRTGTGKLQRFRLG, from the coding sequence ATGGAGCTGAAAACCTCAGCGCACGTCGACACTTTTCCCCGCGAGCAGCTGCCGCCCGCCGACCAGTGGCCCCGGCTGCTCCTCGATGATCTTCCCGGGCCGGCCTGTCCGGACCGGCTCAACTGCGGGGCGGAGCTGCTCGACCGGACCATCGAGCGCTTCGGGGCCGACCGTCCCGCCTTCCGCACCGGCGCCGGTGAGCTGTGGACGTACGGCGAACTCCGGGCCGAGGTGTGCCGTATCGCCCATGTCCTCACATCGGACCTCGGGGTCGTGCCGGGTAACCGGGTGCTGCTGCGCGGTCCCACCACACCGCACCTGGCCGCCTGCTGGCTCGCGGTGGTGAGGGCCGGCGCGGTGGCGGTGACCGTGCTGGCCACCCAGCGTCCGCACGAACTGGCCGAAGTGTGCTCGCTCGCCCGGATCAGCCACGCGCTGTGCGACATCCGGTCGGTCGGCGACCTGGTGAAGGCGGAGGTCCCCGGACTGCGGATCACCCCATACGGCGGCGAGGGGCCGCAGGACCTGCTGCGGCTGGCCGCGACCAGACCCGACGGGTACGCGGCCGTCGCGACCTCCTCGGACGACGTGGCGCTGATCGCCTTCACGTCCGGCACCACCGGGCGGCCGAAGGGCTGTATGCACTTCCACCGCGATGTGCTGGCCGTCGCGGACACCTTCGCGCGGTACGTGCTGAAACCCCGGCCCGACGACGTCTTCGCGGGGAGTCCCCCGCTCGGCTTCACCTTCGGCCTGGGCGGTCTGGTGATCTTTCCGCTGCGGGCCGGTGCCTCGGCCCTGCTGCTGGAACGGTCCGGGCCGCGCCAGCTGCTGCCCGCGCTCGCCCGGCACCGGGTGTCGGTGCTGTTCACGGCGCCGACCGCGTACCGCACGATGCTGGAGGGGCTCGGCTCGTACGACGTCTCGGCACTGCGGCGCTGTGTGTCGGCCGGGGAGAACCTGCCCGCGGCCACCTGGCACGCCTGGCACGAGCGGACCGGACTGCGCATCATCAACGGCATCGGTGCGACGGAGCTGATGCACATCTTCATCTCGGCGGCGGACGGGGCGGCGCGCCCCGGGACGACCGGTGTTCCGGTGCCCGGCTGGCAGGCACGGGTGGTGGACGGCTCCGGCCGTCCGGTGCCGGACGGCGAGCCGGGTCTGCTCGCGGTGCGCGGTCCCGTGGGCTGCCGCTATCTGGCCGACGAGCGCCAGTCCGAGTACGTGCGGGACGGCTGGAACCTCACCGGCGACACGTATCTGCGCGACGCGGACGGCTACTTCACCTATGTGGCACGCGCCGACGACATGATCATTTCCTCCGGGTACAACATCGCGGGCCCCGAGGTCGAGGACGCGCTGCTGCGCCATCCCGACGTCCTGGAGGCGGCGGTGGTGGGCCGTCCGGACGCGGAGCGGGGGCAGGTGGTGGTGGCGCATGTGGTGCTGCGCGAGGGAGCGGCGCGGGAGGCGGAGCCACTGCGGGAGTTCGTGAAGGCCGAGCTGGCTCCGCACAAGTGCCCCCGGGAGGTGGTGTTCGCGGACGCGCTGCCGCGGACGGGGACGGGGAAGCTCCAGCGGTTCCGGCTGGGGTGA